One Echinicola strongylocentroti DNA window includes the following coding sequences:
- a CDS encoding glycoside hydrolase family 2 protein has translation MNRQAIVTLKPIKKMKQLCLLFLVLSFVSCGKKELPFGQYQEVISLNGTWHFLASNEIGKDQLLTADYSSWDTLNVPGNWDTRDRYADFVGKGYYSKEFNIPEDWTDKHVRVHFGAVYQTAKVWLNGQFLGEHVGGYTPFGFNVTDVIDRDGNNSLVVMADNSYNRGAWWPWGGISREVSLEAHEPIRLVSQHISAIPDFERDEVQFAIRYKLENNSSKTVTADIRTTIDQQQDTVYATKDVAPGEEVFSEIKFNRSLADYQLWGIDAPNLYSLTSQVTVDGKTVDLDTDKFGIRKFEVREEQFFLNNKPVRLNGVNRVHDHPAYGNTEPDPLVRKDMMDIKYNLGGDFARLMHAPYSEDLLDLCDSIGFLLVGEIPVWGDDDPQAFPDNPLTKHWLKEMVERDYNHPSIVAWSVGNELRDPKGEWSEKSMTTAQYKYVNSMLDYVEKLDASRLKTYVTITSYRQGEVGTEPYEKVDFISMNSYGEAVKLAQKTHEKFPGKPIFISEIGKSQIGPAPAAELSEELVTELKGLKDLPYVTGFSIWSYNDYRSKYKGTPASGFREWGVVNERRERKKAYGQLKEVFSFWEK, from the coding sequence ATGAACAGACAGGCTATCGTCACGCTAAAACCGATCAAAAAAATGAAACAATTGTGTTTGTTATTCCTAGTTTTGTCCTTTGTTTCTTGTGGGAAAAAGGAGTTGCCCTTTGGGCAATACCAAGAGGTCATTTCATTAAATGGGACTTGGCATTTTTTGGCTTCCAATGAGATAGGAAAAGACCAATTGCTAACTGCTGATTATTCTTCATGGGACACATTAAATGTACCGGGTAACTGGGATACCAGGGACCGTTACGCTGATTTTGTAGGGAAAGGCTATTATAGCAAGGAGTTTAACATCCCTGAAGACTGGACAGACAAACATGTCAGGGTACATTTCGGTGCTGTTTACCAAACAGCCAAAGTATGGCTAAATGGACAATTCTTAGGTGAGCATGTGGGAGGTTATACCCCTTTTGGGTTCAATGTGACGGATGTTATAGACCGTGATGGTAACAATTCATTGGTCGTGATGGCAGATAACTCCTATAACCGCGGAGCTTGGTGGCCATGGGGAGGCATAAGCCGAGAGGTAAGCCTAGAGGCGCATGAACCGATAAGGCTTGTGAGCCAACATATTTCTGCCATACCGGATTTTGAGCGTGATGAAGTGCAATTTGCCATTAGGTATAAACTGGAAAATAACAGTTCCAAAACCGTCACAGCTGATATAAGGACCACGATTGATCAGCAGCAGGATACAGTTTATGCGACCAAAGATGTGGCGCCTGGGGAGGAGGTCTTTTCGGAAATAAAATTCAATAGGAGCTTGGCCGATTACCAATTGTGGGGTATTGATGCGCCGAACCTTTATTCCTTGACCAGTCAAGTGACCGTGGATGGCAAAACAGTAGACCTGGATACAGATAAGTTTGGGATTAGGAAGTTTGAAGTCAGGGAAGAACAGTTTTTCCTTAACAATAAACCGGTACGCCTGAATGGCGTAAACCGTGTGCACGATCACCCTGCTTATGGCAATACCGAACCGGATCCCTTGGTGCGTAAAGACATGATGGATATCAAGTATAACCTTGGGGGAGATTTTGCCCGCCTGATGCATGCGCCCTATTCAGAAGACCTGCTTGACCTCTGCGATAGTATTGGATTTCTTCTGGTAGGGGAAATCCCTGTGTGGGGCGATGATGATCCTCAGGCTTTCCCTGATAACCCACTGACCAAACATTGGCTCAAAGAAATGGTGGAACGGGATTATAACCACCCTAGTATAGTTGCCTGGAGCGTAGGCAACGAGCTCCGTGATCCTAAAGGAGAATGGTCCGAAAAATCCATGACCACTGCCCAATATAAGTATGTCAATTCCATGCTCGATTATGTAGAAAAACTTGACGCTTCTAGACTGAAGACTTATGTGACGATTACTTCCTACCGCCAAGGTGAGGTGGGAACAGAACCTTATGAAAAAGTGGATTTTATCTCCATGAATTCCTACGGCGAGGCGGTGAAGCTTGCACAGAAGACCCATGAGAAATTTCCGGGTAAGCCCATCTTCATTTCAGAAATCGGTAAAAGCCAAATAGGGCCTGCCCCTGCTGCGGAATTAAGTGAAGAGCTAGTCACCGAACTAAAAGGCTTAAAGGACCTGCCGTATGTCACGGGTTTTTCCATTTGGAGTTATAATGACTACCGCAGCAAATACAAAGGAACCCCTGCCTCTGGCTTTAGGGAGTGGGGCGTGGTCAATGAACGTAGAGAAAGGAAAAAAGCCTATGGACAACTTAAGGAGGTTTTCTCATTTTGGGAGAAATAG
- a CDS encoding RagB/SusD family nutrient uptake outer membrane protein gives MNIYTKRIVSAIILAMTLFSCSDLEETPYSFLTINEYYNTAEDAESAITAAYGALTKPGMYGQSIWMLGDYSADQMFPKPVVGRNLLTEFTYDATHDQVEQFWNESYNGINNVNLVIQNVPLIDMDEARREEIVAEAKFLRGLFYFNLVKTFGEVPLKVLPTASLADIESPKNPSSEIYAQIIQDLKEAGDILNPGIPEVSGRASQGAAQGLLAKVYLYNGQYAEARDMAKTVMDDGTYRLVDSPGELWDVSRENANRVENIFAVEFSRSPNLQSQNFTSYLAPAGSNGVYAATAWGSSFAFEQFYHSYADGDLRKQLMDTSFVDSQGVLHTMDNDPNLKERVIIAKYADPMANGARNETNFPILRYADILLIYAEASARASGQVQGEGLQMVNAVRDRAGLGPLPSAITLEEYLAAIMQERSWELAFEADRWFDMTRTGEFLEIGEVTNYWFPTRPVQPKHRFFPIPENEVLTNANLDQNEPWK, from the coding sequence ATGAATATCTATACCAAACGCATTGTGAGCGCCATTATTTTGGCAATGACACTGTTTTCTTGCAGTGATTTAGAAGAAACACCCTATAGTTTTTTGACGATCAATGAATATTATAATACTGCGGAGGATGCTGAATCAGCCATCACGGCTGCTTATGGAGCACTTACCAAACCCGGCATGTACGGGCAGTCCATTTGGATGCTTGGTGATTATTCGGCAGACCAAATGTTTCCCAAGCCAGTGGTGGGACGGAATTTGCTGACCGAATTCACTTACGATGCTACCCACGATCAAGTAGAGCAGTTTTGGAACGAAAGCTATAATGGTATCAATAATGTCAACCTGGTCATCCAGAACGTTCCGCTGATCGACATGGATGAAGCACGTAGAGAAGAGATCGTTGCAGAAGCCAAGTTCCTGAGAGGCTTGTTTTACTTTAATTTGGTAAAGACTTTTGGAGAAGTGCCCCTTAAAGTCCTTCCGACTGCCAGCCTAGCTGATATTGAATCACCAAAGAACCCTTCTTCAGAGATTTATGCCCAGATCATCCAAGACTTAAAGGAAGCTGGGGATATTTTAAATCCAGGAATTCCGGAGGTGAGCGGAAGGGCTTCACAAGGAGCCGCCCAAGGATTATTGGCAAAAGTATATCTTTATAATGGACAGTATGCAGAGGCAAGGGACATGGCCAAGACGGTGATGGATGACGGTACTTACCGGCTGGTGGACAGCCCAGGGGAACTTTGGGACGTAAGCCGTGAAAATGCCAATAGGGTGGAAAATATCTTTGCGGTAGAATTTTCGCGTAGTCCAAATCTCCAGTCCCAGAATTTCACCTCCTATTTGGCACCAGCAGGGTCAAACGGCGTCTATGCCGCTACCGCTTGGGGATCCAGCTTTGCATTTGAGCAGTTTTATCATTCTTATGCAGATGGAGATTTGCGGAAGCAGTTAATGGATACCTCTTTTGTGGACAGCCAAGGAGTTCTCCATACCATGGATAATGACCCAAACCTGAAAGAAAGGGTGATCATCGCAAAATATGCCGACCCTATGGCCAATGGTGCTAGAAACGAGACCAATTTCCCGATATTACGGTATGCTGATATATTGCTCATTTATGCTGAAGCCAGCGCAAGAGCAAGTGGTCAGGTCCAAGGGGAAGGACTTCAAATGGTAAATGCGGTAAGGGATCGGGCAGGTCTAGGCCCACTTCCTTCTGCGATCACCTTGGAGGAGTACTTGGCGGCCATTATGCAAGAACGATCATGGGAGTTGGCATTTGAGGCGGACCGTTGGTTTGATATGACCAGGACAGGGGAGTTTTTGGAGATTGGAGAAGTTACCAATTATTGGTTTCCAACACGTCCGGTCCAACCCAAGCACCGGTTTTTTCCGATTCCAGAAAATGAAGTGCTTACTAACGCCAATTTAGACCAAAATGAACCATGGAAATAA
- a CDS encoding glycoside hydrolase family protein yields MDSKITIIPIKVLMGAIILLAYGCGQSDGKLKQKAPDFEIKLGKIAAHSSFSSDTASIWGGSLVKGEDGLYHMMYSFWPKNIGWEWVNYSQIGHAVSESPFGPFEHREVALPDRGENYWDGSCTHNPTVYKIGEKYYLYYMGNKGDKEIVSTPGKPKINWVHRNNQRIGVAVADSPNGPWKRLDQPVLDIASDSTAHDALMTSNPSVCQMEDGRILMVYKTVGKKEPLPGGGPVVHMVAIADSPTGPFKKYPDPVFTFEGERFPAEDPYIWFQDGKYRAIVKRIKFKGSERLFSLVHYDSEDGIKWEKGKYFEVSDRTVTWEDGSTTKLDHLERPQLFMEKGEPVALLCAADTIDANNVRHSFNVQLPLSIVKHAP; encoded by the coding sequence ATGGATAGTAAAATAACAATTATACCAATCAAGGTGCTAATGGGAGCGATCATCCTGCTGGCTTATGGATGTGGGCAGTCGGATGGTAAGCTCAAGCAAAAAGCACCTGATTTCGAAATAAAGCTTGGCAAAATAGCGGCGCATTCTTCATTTTCCAGTGATACAGCAAGCATCTGGGGTGGCTCACTGGTGAAAGGTGAGGATGGTTTATACCATATGATGTATTCGTTTTGGCCCAAAAATATTGGCTGGGAATGGGTCAACTATTCCCAGATCGGCCATGCGGTTTCCGAATCCCCATTTGGCCCTTTTGAACATAGGGAGGTAGCCCTTCCTGATCGAGGGGAGAATTACTGGGATGGATCATGTACCCATAATCCCACTGTATATAAGATAGGTGAAAAGTACTACCTGTACTATATGGGCAATAAGGGCGATAAAGAAATAGTAAGTACTCCTGGAAAACCGAAGATCAACTGGGTACACCGCAATAACCAACGAATAGGAGTGGCCGTGGCCGATAGTCCAAACGGTCCATGGAAGCGACTTGACCAGCCTGTGTTGGACATCGCTTCGGACAGCACTGCCCATGATGCACTGATGACTTCCAATCCTTCCGTGTGTCAAATGGAGGACGGCAGGATTTTGATGGTTTACAAAACTGTAGGGAAAAAAGAACCACTTCCGGGAGGTGGACCAGTGGTACATATGGTCGCCATTGCCGATTCGCCTACAGGGCCTTTTAAGAAATATCCCGATCCTGTGTTTACTTTCGAAGGAGAACGCTTTCCCGCTGAGGACCCGTACATCTGGTTTCAAGATGGGAAATACCGAGCTATTGTCAAGCGCATAAAGTTCAAAGGCAGTGAACGGCTTTTTTCATTGGTTCATTACGATTCGGAGGATGGTATTAAGTGGGAAAAAGGGAAGTATTTTGAAGTATCTGACCGTACGGTCACTTGGGAAGATGGCTCGACTACCAAGCTGGACCATTTGGAGCGCCCTCAGTTGTTTATGGAAAAAGGAGAACCGGTAGCGTTGCTATGCGCCGCTGATACCATTGATGCGAATAATGTCCGCCATTCCTTCAATGTCCAGCTTCCATTGTCCATTGTCAAGCATGCTCCGTGA
- a CDS encoding family 43 glycosylhydrolase has product MREVFVLAALFLSTSTMAQDGLDFTKLLPEKWSKSNIISEENYNVWGTNIVKGKDGKYHAIYSRWPKSRGHHGWVTHSEIAHAVSDKLTGPYEFRNVVLPARGKQYWDGDCTHNPHVMEHEGKYYLYYMGNKGSGYWDDTSPDRMPSISEDEEWWVNRNNQRIGLAIADDLNGEWKRFDQPLINVVEGRRMVSTPVVSKRLDGQFLMTYKYVKDDGSERGGKVVHVTAVSREPEGPFVDTDIPFITHPTASFAIDDHLEWVYNGNYYCLAKDSRGVWSDHPEGSTMLFESDDMGLDWQPAQNFLAIKAGKINWMDGTVTHTKRTADMPKFYMEGGIPKAMIVAVLPEESEDSYSVVLPLKAPLPETKAFPYQVTEYSDDYELSAAIDRSFNQYSSHVNAENELYSQFRYTKLTGFDYNDGDATVTRRDPSKILFENGKYYVWYTKRDTPIPPVGRFSNDYKIMETSADGLVWNDTIPTTDWDLGEIWYATSEDGFHWEEQGVAVARPTYPTPGWRAVATPDILKFKGKYYLYYQAFTEPSGVRGDYCPVGVAYADSIDGPWTHVDDVVIPTGKKGEWDQFAIQAPTPLIHDGKIYVYYKAAFNRPHTVWSGIGLAIAEDPLGPFQKHELNPVQNSGHEICFFPWKEGVASLTIRDGSEHFTIQYAKDWVNFEVMSITEFMPTGPNAYIPDAFADNKNGRGITWGIGHFINFRGKNNDRWHSELYRFDCDLSLDVHDPEMKDHNYRLSPEIYFQFGLTDKQRKRIEESNKRQNK; this is encoded by the coding sequence ATGAGAGAGGTATTCGTGCTGGCAGCGCTATTTTTATCTACCAGTACCATGGCACAAGATGGTTTGGATTTCACCAAGCTGTTACCTGAAAAATGGAGCAAGTCAAATATTATCAGTGAGGAGAATTATAATGTTTGGGGAACCAATATCGTCAAGGGCAAGGATGGTAAGTATCATGCCATCTATTCCCGTTGGCCGAAAAGTAGAGGGCACCATGGCTGGGTGACACACTCTGAGATTGCTCATGCTGTTTCCGATAAACTGACAGGTCCTTATGAGTTTAGAAATGTCGTGCTGCCTGCTCGGGGAAAGCAATATTGGGATGGCGATTGCACGCATAATCCCCATGTGATGGAACATGAAGGGAAGTATTACCTTTATTATATGGGGAACAAGGGCAGCGGTTATTGGGATGATACTTCACCAGATCGTATGCCATCCATCTCTGAGGATGAGGAATGGTGGGTCAACAGAAACAATCAGCGTATTGGCCTTGCGATAGCAGATGACCTGAATGGAGAATGGAAACGTTTTGATCAGCCACTGATAAATGTGGTAGAGGGAAGGAGAATGGTCTCCACACCAGTAGTTTCCAAACGACTTGATGGACAATTTTTAATGACCTATAAATATGTTAAGGATGATGGTAGTGAGAGAGGGGGAAAGGTAGTACACGTTACAGCTGTCAGCAGGGAACCAGAAGGTCCATTTGTCGATACCGACATTCCATTTATCACCCACCCTACAGCCTCTTTTGCAATTGATGACCACTTGGAGTGGGTCTATAACGGGAATTATTATTGTTTGGCAAAAGATTCAAGAGGTGTATGGTCGGACCATCCTGAGGGAAGTACGATGTTGTTTGAATCCGATGATATGGGATTGGACTGGCAACCTGCCCAGAATTTTTTGGCAATAAAAGCGGGTAAGATAAACTGGATGGACGGAACCGTCACGCATACCAAACGTACAGCAGATATGCCTAAGTTTTATATGGAAGGGGGGATACCTAAGGCAATGATAGTTGCTGTATTGCCAGAAGAAAGTGAGGATTCGTATTCGGTGGTTCTTCCTTTGAAGGCCCCATTACCAGAGACTAAAGCATTCCCTTATCAGGTGACGGAGTATTCAGATGATTACGAGTTAAGTGCAGCAATCGATCGGAGTTTTAACCAGTACTCTTCCCATGTAAATGCGGAAAATGAGTTATACAGCCAATTTCGGTATACCAAATTAACAGGTTTCGATTATAATGATGGCGATGCTACCGTTACCAGGAGGGATCCTTCCAAGATTTTGTTTGAAAACGGGAAGTATTATGTGTGGTATACGAAGCGTGATACACCAATTCCTCCAGTAGGAAGATTTTCAAATGATTATAAAATAATGGAAACCTCGGCAGACGGTTTGGTTTGGAATGATACCATACCCACTACCGATTGGGATTTGGGGGAAATTTGGTATGCAACCAGTGAGGATGGTTTTCACTGGGAAGAGCAAGGGGTGGCAGTTGCTCGTCCAACGTATCCCACTCCGGGTTGGAGGGCAGTGGCCACCCCGGATATTTTGAAGTTCAAGGGGAAATATTATTTGTATTACCAAGCATTTACGGAACCCAGTGGGGTTAGGGGAGACTATTGTCCTGTTGGAGTGGCCTATGCTGACAGTATAGATGGGCCATGGACTCATGTAGATGATGTGGTCATTCCTACAGGTAAAAAGGGAGAATGGGACCAATTTGCTATTCAGGCACCTACGCCATTGATACATGATGGAAAAATCTATGTGTATTACAAAGCAGCATTTAACCGACCACATACCGTATGGAGTGGCATAGGCTTGGCCATTGCGGAAGATCCACTTGGGCCGTTTCAAAAGCATGAATTAAATCCCGTTCAAAACTCAGGCCACGAGATTTGCTTTTTCCCATGGAAAGAAGGAGTGGCATCATTGACCATAAGAGATGGTAGTGAGCATTTTACCATTCAGTACGCTAAAGATTGGGTCAATTTTGAAGTAATGTCCATAACCGAGTTTATGCCTACGGGACCAAATGCCTATATACCCGATGCTTTTGCTGACAACAAAAATGGAAGAGGGATTACTTGGGGAATCGGTCACTTTATAAATTTTAGGGGCAAAAATAATGACAGGTGGCATTCAGAACTGTATCGGTTTGATTGTGATTTAAGTTTGGATGTACATGATCCCGAAATGAAAGACCATAATTATCGATTGTCTCCGGAAATTTATTTTCAGTTTGGGCTGACAGATAAACAAAGAAAACGCATTGAAGAATCCAATAAACGACAGAATAAATGA
- a CDS encoding sulfatase family protein, whose amino-acid sequence MGTINLYNQVVASWLQYQVTKGLVVIQVVLWSILMLTASASMAQGEKAAPRPNIVWIMLEDWSTDLGCYGTEGIQTPFTDTLASQGARYTNAFCTSPVCSTSRSAMITGFHQNYIGAQQHRTAEKDKEVLPHGIKPLPLLLKEAGYYTALMKSAKTDANFKGDLGFMGDDWKDRKKGQPFFAQITLTGTHREWKRDPLNPIATEEVVLPPYYADTPFARRDWANGLEQMQLCDREIGEILSRLEDEGLVENTLVILIGDNGRCHIRGKQFLYDPGIQVPLIMRWPGVVGTGQVSDDLVQSIDVTASILDVAGARPKTQLQGRSLFSDALSPRQYIYAARDRMGSTHDAMRTIRSKEYKLIHNLMPERAWLQYSGYKEDNYPMLAEMSVMYLEGKLNEDQAKFFAPTKPEFELYHISKDPYELQNLAYDKAYGAIKDQLLGELYAWRKSIQDQGVSQEFRMGGLPSTYPTRTLEEWQKRYEQWKPYVFRSTENDEPHPF is encoded by the coding sequence ATGGGTACAATTAATTTATATAACCAAGTAGTTGCTTCCTGGCTTCAGTATCAGGTAACCAAGGGGCTTGTAGTCATCCAGGTTGTTTTGTGGAGCATTTTAATGCTGACCGCTTCTGCAAGTATGGCGCAGGGTGAAAAAGCCGCTCCTCGGCCCAATATCGTTTGGATCATGTTGGAGGATTGGAGTACTGATCTCGGCTGCTATGGGACCGAGGGCATCCAGACTCCCTTTACGGATACTTTGGCCAGTCAAGGAGCACGGTATACCAATGCCTTTTGCACCAGTCCTGTATGCTCTACGTCCCGGTCAGCGATGATTACTGGGTTTCATCAAAATTACATCGGTGCCCAGCAACACCGAACAGCCGAGAAGGATAAAGAAGTATTGCCTCATGGTATAAAGCCCCTGCCACTATTACTGAAAGAAGCGGGCTATTATACCGCATTGATGAAGTCTGCTAAAACCGATGCCAACTTTAAAGGTGACTTGGGGTTTATGGGCGATGACTGGAAAGACCGTAAGAAGGGGCAGCCCTTCTTTGCCCAAATAACACTTACCGGTACCCACCGTGAATGGAAAAGGGATCCCTTAAATCCTATTGCCACCGAAGAGGTGGTGCTTCCTCCGTACTATGCGGACACCCCATTTGCCAGACGTGACTGGGCAAACGGTCTGGAGCAGATGCAGCTCTGCGATCGGGAAATTGGAGAGATACTCAGCAGGTTGGAGGATGAAGGTCTTGTAGAAAACACCTTGGTCATTTTGATAGGGGACAATGGAAGGTGCCACATTCGCGGCAAACAGTTCTTATATGACCCGGGGATTCAAGTGCCCCTGATCATGCGGTGGCCCGGTGTGGTCGGCACTGGGCAGGTGAGCGACGACTTGGTACAAAGTATAGATGTAACCGCCTCCATACTGGATGTGGCAGGAGCGAGGCCCAAGACCCAATTGCAGGGGAGGTCCCTGTTTTCAGATGCTCTGTCACCACGCCAATACATTTATGCAGCAAGGGACAGGATGGGCAGCACACATGATGCTATGCGCACCATCCGGTCCAAGGAATACAAACTTATCCATAACCTTATGCCTGAAAGAGCCTGGCTACAGTATAGCGGATATAAAGAAGACAACTATCCCATGCTGGCGGAGATGAGTGTCATGTACCTAGAGGGAAAACTGAACGAAGATCAGGCAAAATTCTTTGCTCCCACTAAGCCAGAGTTCGAACTGTACCATATCTCCAAGGATCCCTATGAGCTCCAGAATCTTGCTTATGACAAAGCCTATGGAGCGATCAAGGACCAGCTGCTGGGCGAGCTTTATGCATGGAGGAAGTCCATCCAAGACCAAGGAGTATCGCAGGAATTTAGGATGGGTGGATTACCCTCCACCTACCCAACAAGAACACTGGAAGAATGGCAAAAGCGATATGAACAGTGGAAACCATATGTATTCAGAAGCACGGAAAATGACGAGCCACACCCTTTTTGA